One Cynocephalus volans isolate mCynVol1 chromosome 5, mCynVol1.pri, whole genome shotgun sequence DNA window includes the following coding sequences:
- the PPP1R18 gene encoding phostensin → MATIPDWKLQLLARRRQEEASVRGREKAERERLSQMPAWKRGLLERRRAKLGLSPGEPSPGPGTAEAGPPDPDESAVLLEAIGPVHQNRFIRQERQQQQQQQQQQQQQRSEELLSERKPGPLEAREQRPSPGEMQDQSPRGRESREDRLSPRETRERRLGIGGAQESSPRPLETRDWRQSPGEVGDRSSRLSEARKWRLSPGETPEWSLRLAEPREESPRRKEVVESKLSPGESGNQKLGVTEAHKWRPHSGESQEQILVQLEASERRLSSEEERKDCLEECGRKEERPIPGMAPEEITGLSETPTREAQNNSSRGVEAAEQRPSPVEDGERGLRLTEGWKWTLNSGKPREWTSRDIETQKPEPLEYSEKCLGHPGIEAGEEEAEKEEAGAQGRPLRALQNRCFVPSPLPPEDTGTGGSREQEEEAVELRPPPPAPLSPPPPAPTAPQPPGDPLMSRLFYGVKAGPGVGAPRRSGHTFTVNPRRSVSPATPATPATPATPATADAAVPGAGKKRYPTAEEILVLGGYLRLSRSCLVKGSPERQHKQLKISFSETALETTYQYPSESSVLEELGPEPEAPSAPIPPAAQPDDEDDEEELLLLQPELQSGLRTKALIVDESCRR, encoded by the exons ATGGCTACCATCCCAGACTGGAAGCTACAGCTGCTAGCCCGGCGCCGGCAGGAAGAGGCATCTGTTCGTGGCCGGGAGAAAGCAGAGCGGGAGCGCCTGTCCCAGATGCCAGCCTGGAAACGGGGGCTCCTGGAGCGCCGCAGGGCCAAGCTTGGGCTGTCCCCTGGGGAGCCTAGCCCTGGGCCTGGGACTGCAGAGGCTGGACCTCCAGACCCAGACGAGTCTGCTGTCCTTCTGGAGGCCATCGGGCCGGTGCACCAGAACCGATTCATCCGGCAggagcggcagcagcagcagcagcagcagcagcagcaacagcaacagagGAGTGAAGAACTGCTCTCCGAAAGAAAGCCTGGGCCTCTTGAGGCCCGGGAGCAGCGACCCAGCCCTGGGGAAATGCAGGATCAGAGCCCCAGGGGAAGAGAGTCAAGAGAAGATAGGCTAAGTCCCAGGGAGACCAGAGAGAGGAGGCTGGGGATTGGGGGAGCCCAAGAGTCGAGTCCCAGGCCTTTGGAGACTCGGGACTGGAGGCAAAGCCCAGGAGAGGTGGGAGACAGGAGCTCCCGGCTGTCAGAGGCACGGAAATGGAGGCTGAGCCCTGGAGAAACTCCAGAGTGGAGTCTGAGACTGGCAGAGCCTCGAGAAGAAAGCCCAAGGAGAAAAGAGGTGGTGGAAAGTAAACTGAGTCCAGGGGAATCTGGCAACCAGAAGTTGGGCGTGACAGAGGCTCATAAATGGAGGCCTCATTCTGGTGAGTCTCAGGAACAGATTTTGGTACAACTGGAGGCATCAGAGCGGAGACTGAgctcagaagaagaaagaaaagactgcttGGAGGaatgtgggagaaaagaagagaggccAATTCCAGGGATGGCCCCAGAAGAGATTACAGGGTTGTCAGAGACCCCGACAAGGGAGGCTCAAAACAACAGCTCCAGAGGAGTGGAGGCAGCAGAACAGAGGCCCAGCCCTGTGGAGGATGGTGAGAGAGGCTTGAGGCTGACAGAAGGGTGGAAATGGACCCTGAACTCTGGGAAGCCTCGAGAATGGACATCCAGGGACATAGAGACTCAGAAACCAGAACCTCTAGAGTATTCTGAGAAGTGTCTGGGGCATCCTGGTATAGAGGCTGGAGAAGAGGAGGCTGAGAAGGAGGAGGCGGGGGCTCAGGGCAGGCCTCTGAGAGCCCTGCAGAACCGCTGCTTTgtgccctcccccctccccccagaggACACTGGGACTGGAGGCTCGagagagcaggaagaggaagcagTGGAACTCCggcccccaccaccagcccctctgtctcccccacccccagccccgaCTGCCCCCCAGCCCCCTGGGGATCCCCTCATGAGCCGTCTGTTCTACGGGGTGAAGGCAGGGCCAGGGGTGGGGGCCCCCCGCCGCAGCGGACACACCTTCACAGTCAACCCCCGGCGGTCTGTGTCCCCTGCAACCCCAGCCACTCCGGCCACCCCAGCCACCCCAGCCACAGCTGATGCTGCAGTCCCTGGGGCTGGGAAGAAGCGGTACCCAACTGCCGAGGAGATCTTGGTTCTGGGGGGCTACCTCCGTCTCAGCCGCAGCTGCCTTGTCAAGGGGTCCCCCGAAAGGCAACACAAACAG CTCAAGATCTCCTTCAGCGAGACAGCCCTGGAGACTACGTACCAATACCCCTCTGAGAGTTCGGTACTGGAGGAGCTGGGCCCAGAGCCTGAGGCTCCCAGTGCCCCCATCCCCCCGGCGGCCCAACCCGACGACGAAGACGACGAggaggagctgctgctgctgcaaccaGAGCTCCAGAGCGGGCTGCGCACCAAGGCCCTTATCGTGG ATGAGTCCTGCCGGCGGTGA
- the NRM gene encoding nurim, with translation MAPALLLVPAALASFILAFGTGVEFVRFTSLRPLLGGIPESGGPDARQGWLAALQDRSILAPLAWDLGLLLLFVGQHSLMATETVKTWTSWYFGVLQRSLYVACTALALQLMMRYWEPVPRGPVLWEARAEPWATWVPLLCFVLHIISWLLIFSILLVFDYAELMGLKQVYYHVLGLGEPLALKSPRALRLFSHLRHPVCVELLTVLWVVPTLGTDRLLLALLLTVYLGLAHGLDQQDLRYLRAQLQRKLHLLSRPQDGEAE, from the exons ATGGCCCCTGCACTTCTCCTGGTTCCTGCGGCCCTCGCCTCTTTCATCCTGGCCTTTGGCACCGGAGTGGAGTTCGTGCGCTTTACCTCCCTTCGGCCACTTCTTGGAGGGATCCCGGAGTCCGGTGGTCCGG ATGCCCGTCAGGGATGGCTGGCTGCCCTGCAGGACCGCAGCATCCTTGCCCCCCTGGCTTGGGATCTGGGGCTCCTGCTACTATTTGTTGGGCAGCACAGCCTCATGGCAACTGAGACAGTGAAGACATGGACATCCTGGTACTTTGGGGTCCTTCAGAGGTCACTGTATGTGGCATGCACTGCCCTGGCCTTGCAG CTAATGATGCGGTACTGGGAGCCTGTACCCAGAGGCCCTGTGTTGTGGGAGGCTCGAGCTGAACCATGGGCTACCTGGGTGCCACTCCTCTGCTTTGTGCTCCACATCATTTCCTGGCTCCTCATCTTCAGCATCCTTCTCGTCTTTGACTACGCTGAGCTCATGGGCCTCAAACAG GTGTACTACCATGTGCTGGGGCTAGGTGAACCTCTGGCCCTGAAGTCTCCCCGGGCTCTGCGTCTCTTCTCTCACCTGCGCCACCCAGTGTGTGTGGAGCTGCTGACGGTGCTGTGGGTGGTGCCCACCCTGGGCACTGACCGCCTCCTCCTTGCTCTCCTCCTTACTGTCTACCTGGGCCTGGCTCATGGGCTTGACCAGCAAGACCTCCGCTACCTCCGGGCCCAGCTACAAAGAAAACTGCACCTGCTCTCCCGGCCCCAGGATGGGGAGGCAGAATGA